One region of Quercus lobata isolate SW786 chromosome 2, ValleyOak3.0 Primary Assembly, whole genome shotgun sequence genomic DNA includes:
- the LOC115976138 gene encoding serine acetyltransferase 5: protein MPATEEEDAWVWNHIKAEAKRDAEAEPALASYLYSTILSHSSLDRSLSFHLGNKLCSSTLLSTLLYDLFLNAFSSDSNLRSAAIADLRAARERDPACVSYSHCLLNYKGFLSCQAHRVAHKLWTEARRPLALALSSRIADVFAVDIHPAAKIGKGILFDHATGVVVGETAVIGNNVSILHHVTLGGTGKVGGDRHPKIGDGVLIGAGATILGNVKIGEGAKIGAGSVVLIDVPPRTTAVGNPARLVGGKERPSKHEDVPGESMDHTSFISEWSDYII, encoded by the exons atgCCGGCGACGGAGGAGGAGGACGCGTGGGTTTGGAATCACATAAAGGCGGAGGCGAAGCGAGACGCGGAGGCGGAGCCAGCGCTGGCGAGCTACCTGTACTCGACGATACTGTCGCACTCGTCGTTGGACAGATCGCTGTCGTTTCACCTCGGCAACAAGCTCTGCTCCTCCACGCTCCTCTCCACTCTCCTCTACGACCTCTTCCTCAACGCCTTCTCCTCCGACTCCAACCTCCGCTCCGCCGCCATCGCCGATCTACGCGCCGCCCGCGAGCGTGACCCTGCCTGCGTCTCCTACTCCCACTGCCTCCTCAATTATAAGGGCTTCTTGTCCTGCCAG GCTCACAGAGTGGCTCACAAGCTGTGGACAGAAGCACGGCGGCCACTAGCACTGGCACTTAGCTCCCGAATAGCTGATGTGTTTGCTGTTGATATACACCCGGCAGCAAAGATAGGGAAAGGGATTTTGTTTGATCATGCAACTGGCGTGGTGGTGGGTGAGACAGCAGTAATTGGGAACAATGTTTCGATCTTGCATCATGTCACCCTTGGTGGGACTGGAAAGGTTGGGGGAGACAGACACCCCAAGATTGGTGATGGAGTGCTGATTGGGGCAGGTGCAACCATTTTGGGGAATGTGAAGATAGGGGAGGGGGCAAAAATTGGGGCAGGGTCAGTGGTACTGATTGACGTGCCACCAAGGACAACAGCAGTAGGGAACCCGGCGAGGCTGGTGGGAGGAAAGGAGCGG